From Alphaproteobacteria bacterium, a single genomic window includes:
- a CDS encoding hopanoid biosynthesis protein HpnM, translated as MLKNLCLAVTAATYLGFSNPAVILAQDTPSGEIERYYDVLHDAWTRADELGFSGRFELLEPAIRDTFNMPYIAQFTVGRYWKKLTDDQRVVLIDAVTRLSAATYASRFDKYSGEQFKVLSESQTDRGDLLVLTNIIDSKGDPVDINYLMRQNSEDWRIIDIYLKGSISELATRRSEFTSVMKREGFDGLISAINKKVAGLEE; from the coding sequence GTGCTCAAGAACTTGTGTCTCGCCGTTACCGCGGCGACCTATCTAGGGTTCAGCAATCCGGCCGTCATTTTGGCACAGGACACACCATCCGGTGAGATCGAGCGTTATTACGACGTCCTTCATGACGCATGGACCCGAGCCGATGAATTGGGTTTCAGCGGTCGGTTTGAACTCCTCGAACCGGCGATTCGCGACACATTCAACATGCCGTATATCGCTCAATTCACAGTCGGGCGCTACTGGAAAAAACTGACCGACGATCAGCGGGTCGTTCTGATCGACGCGGTTACACGGCTAAGCGCAGCGACCTACGCGTCCCGATTCGACAAATATTCCGGCGAACAATTCAAGGTCCTTAGCGAAAGTCAGACCGATCGCGGCGACTTGCTTGTCCTCACCAACATAATCGATTCGAAGGGTGATCCGGTCGATATCAATTATCTGATGCGCCAAAATAGCGAAGATTGGCGTATTATCGACATCTACTTGAAGGGATCGATCAGCGAACTCGCAACACGTCGCTCCGAATTTACTTCGGTCATGAAACGAGAAGGTTTCGATGGCCTGATCTCCGCGATCAATAAGAAAGTTGCTGGATTAGAGGAATAG
- a CDS encoding PaaI family thioesterase: MDDDKGHPDSKDLIRDRSPFNQRVGYRLVEWRDDYALVELDVRDDHMNRRGAVHGGVLMTAIDAAGGYCGTFCPYPGRTRMCVTVSLTTEFLRPAGHDERLAITARRRGGGRGLFAASIEVHDQHDHLIALGHGIYRYVRGSGAPDGIPGADSTERDDDA, encoded by the coding sequence GTGGATGACGACAAAGGGCACCCCGATTCCAAAGATCTGATTCGCGATCGTAGCCCGTTCAATCAGCGAGTCGGTTACCGTTTGGTCGAATGGCGGGACGACTATGCTCTCGTCGAACTCGATGTTCGCGACGACCACATGAACAGGCGCGGTGCCGTACACGGCGGCGTATTGATGACGGCGATCGATGCCGCCGGAGGCTATTGCGGCACGTTCTGTCCCTATCCCGGCCGCACACGTATGTGCGTAACCGTCTCTTTGACAACAGAGTTCCTTCGCCCTGCCGGGCACGACGAACGCTTGGCAATCACGGCGCGGCGGCGCGGCGGCGGTCGTGGATTATTCGCCGCCTCCATCGAGGTTCACGACCAACACGATCATCTAATCGCTCTCGGCCATGGTATATATCGATATGTCAGGGGCAGCGGTGCGCCCGATGGGATTCCGGGCGCCGATTCGACGGAGCGCGACGACGATGCCTGA